One segment of Carya illinoinensis cultivar Pawnee chromosome 13, C.illinoinensisPawnee_v1, whole genome shotgun sequence DNA contains the following:
- the LOC122292838 gene encoding uncharacterized protein LOC122292838, with the protein MDYVTGAFRCPSSDGTPLSIATKHHWVRQDKLILSAILASTSPTITPLIATTKTSYDAWRKLSTMYASKSRTRAMQLKEVLTLIQRGNRSILEYLHAVKGLANEIALIDHPISDDDVTLYVLHGLGPEFREIAALFGQEENLLPLRSFMISSLLVQDEDFNQAACGYCKFHKSSIWLFGLSAAESSFQRNWVFPISRNFR; encoded by the exons ATGGATTACGTTACTGGTGCATTTCGTTGCCCCTCCTCCGACGGTACCCCATTGTCTATAGCCACGAAACACCACTGGGTTAGGCAAGACAAATTAATTCTTAGTGCTATTCTTGCCTCTACTTCCCCAACCATTACCCCTCTTATTGCCACAACAAAAACCTCCTACGATGCTTGGAGAAAACTCTCCACCATGTATGCCAGTAAATCACGTACCAGGGCCATGCAACTCAAGGAGGTGCTCACCTTGATCCAGCGTGGAAATCGCTCAATTCTGGAGTACCTTCATGCCGTTAAAGGCCTGGCCAATGAGATCGCACTCATTGATCACCCCATCTCCGACGATGATGTTACCCTCTACGTTCTCCACGGATTAGGGCCTGAATTCCGTGAAATTGCTGCCCTATTTGGGCAAGAGGAAAATCTCTTGCCTTTGAGGAGCTTCATGATCTCCTCCTTACTTGTGCAGGATGAAGACTTCAACCAAGCAGCTTGTGGCTACTGCAAATTTCACAAGTCGTCGATCTGGCTTTTCGGCCTCTCAGCAGCAGAAAGTTCCTTTCAAAGGAACTGGGTCTTCCCGATCTCAAG GAACTTCAGGTga